One segment of Natronosalvus halobius DNA contains the following:
- a CDS encoding proton-conducting transporter membrane subunit encodes MVEHAVTDPRPLAAVLVSAVTVALIIASYRHPNVREGWSVLAALSKFAIVASMLPGVMDGTVYQWRLSEATGYTFVSGIDFTLRADPLGLFFALLASFLWIFTSFYAAGYMRGLDEHAQTRFFAAFAASLSTAVGIAFAGNLVTIFVFYELLSLVTYPLVAHNEDDEARIAGRKYLFYTFFGGGVLLLAGTVLVYWLTAGVGDPTVAFESGGMSALADAAAADPAMAQAAFYLLIAGFGVKAAVMPLHSWLADAMVAPTPVSGLLHAVAVVKSGAFGVARVILEVYGPETIRDLPLSVPGVGEVGLNIPVAIMAAFTLTAASIIAMRKDHLKRRLAYSTTAQLSYIVLGLSLLHPWTIFGALFHIPAHAFGKLTLFFCAGAIHVETHTDYISEMAGIGKRMPLTLSAFTIGAAGMAGMPLVAGFVSKFYMLIGSVRLEGSEWIYLDGWGWLFAATLLLSGVLNVAYFWPIVYTAFFEREDRHDAKPLVEFPMGGQFRSYTGRVADPIRPDGGRNHEVDADAGGLEGEPEHEGETDAEVDGHASHAVDANPSDADVPFGAGTRRGPRGEPVPIDSDHGHGHHGGPPADGWARHTPLTESTWLMLVPITVIATGAVVLGVIPDYAIFLELAGTIVENVTGEVILG; translated from the coding sequence ATGGTAGAACACGCCGTTACCGACCCGCGACCGCTGGCGGCCGTCCTCGTCTCGGCGGTCACCGTCGCCCTGATCATCGCCTCGTATCGCCATCCGAACGTCCGCGAGGGCTGGTCCGTCCTGGCCGCGCTCTCGAAGTTCGCCATCGTCGCGAGCATGCTCCCCGGCGTGATGGACGGGACCGTCTACCAGTGGCGCCTCAGCGAGGCGACGGGCTACACGTTCGTCTCGGGGATCGACTTCACCCTGCGGGCCGACCCGCTGGGTCTCTTCTTCGCGCTGCTCGCGAGCTTCCTGTGGATCTTCACCTCGTTCTACGCCGCGGGCTACATGCGCGGGCTGGACGAACACGCCCAGACGAGGTTCTTCGCCGCCTTCGCGGCCAGTCTCTCGACGGCTGTCGGCATCGCGTTTGCCGGCAATCTGGTCACTATCTTCGTGTTCTACGAACTCCTCTCGCTCGTGACCTACCCACTGGTCGCGCACAACGAGGACGACGAGGCCCGGATCGCCGGCCGGAAGTACCTCTTCTACACGTTCTTCGGCGGCGGCGTCCTCCTGCTCGCAGGTACAGTACTAGTGTACTGGCTCACCGCGGGCGTCGGCGACCCCACGGTCGCCTTCGAGTCCGGCGGCATGTCGGCGCTCGCTGACGCCGCTGCGGCCGATCCCGCGATGGCCCAGGCCGCCTTCTACCTCCTGATTGCCGGCTTCGGCGTCAAGGCCGCGGTCATGCCGCTTCACTCCTGGCTCGCCGACGCGATGGTCGCGCCGACGCCTGTCTCCGGCCTGCTCCACGCCGTCGCCGTCGTCAAGTCCGGCGCCTTCGGCGTCGCCAGGGTCATCCTGGAGGTGTACGGCCCCGAGACCATCCGGGACCTGCCCCTTTCAGTGCCTGGCGTCGGCGAGGTAGGACTCAACATTCCCGTGGCGATCATGGCCGCGTTCACGCTGACCGCGGCGAGTATCATCGCCATGCGGAAGGATCACCTCAAGCGACGGCTGGCCTACTCGACGACGGCCCAGCTATCGTACATCGTCCTCGGGCTCTCCTTGCTCCATCCGTGGACGATCTTCGGCGCTCTGTTTCACATCCCGGCCCACGCCTTCGGAAAGCTTACGCTGTTCTTCTGCGCCGGGGCGATCCACGTCGAGACCCACACCGACTACATCAGCGAGATGGCCGGTATCGGCAAGCGGATGCCGCTCACCCTGTCGGCGTTCACCATCGGTGCGGCCGGAATGGCCGGCATGCCGCTGGTCGCCGGCTTCGTCAGCAAGTTCTACATGCTGATCGGCTCGGTCCGACTCGAGGGGTCGGAGTGGATCTACCTGGACGGCTGGGGCTGGCTGTTCGCGGCCACCCTCCTGCTCTCGGGCGTGCTCAACGTCGCGTACTTCTGGCCCATCGTCTACACCGCGTTCTTCGAGCGCGAGGACCGCCACGACGCGAAGCCGCTCGTCGAGTTCCCGATGGGCGGACAGTTTCGGTCCTACACCGGGCGCGTGGCTGACCCCATCCGACCCGATGGCGGGCGCAATCACGAGGTCGATGCGGACGCCGGGGGCCTCGAGGGCGAACCCGAACACGAGGGCGAGACCGACGCTGAAGTCGACGGCCACGCGAGCCACGCCGTCGACGCGAACCCGAGCGACGCCGACGTCCCGTTCGGGGCCGGGACGCGTCGCGGGCCCCGCGGGGAGCCCGTTCCCATCGATAGCGACCACGGCCACGGCCACCACGGCGGCCCGCCCGCCGACGGCTGGGCACGCCACACCCCGCTCACCGAGAGCACGTGGCTCATGCTCGTCCCCATCACCGTGATCGCCACCGGCGCTGTCGTCCTCGGCGTGATTCCCGACTACGCGATCTTCCTCGAGCTGGCGGGAACCATCGTCGAGAACGTCACCGGGGAGGTGATCCTCGGATGA
- a CDS encoding Na(+)/H(+) antiporter subunit D, whose protein sequence is MTATSVETLVYAYPPLLVLVAALLALILPRALGYAVGALSLFGVLAVSLLVPEGQHLTTTFLGFADVQPFFVDDFSRMIGTGIGFLGGMAVVYAYSCEASRRLLGLALFYVASCLGAAFAGDWLALVFMWELMAMTSTLLVWLHGDDAVRAGFRYALFHGIGGVLVLFAVTAHYAQTGTFAYEGGIAGGIPTVLAMVGIGVNVGFVGLHTWLPDTYPRPHIAASVFLSVFTTKTSAYVLYRAFPGDGDLALAYMGGLMAVYGATFALLQHDMRALLSYHIQAQVGYMVAGIGIASNLAVAGAMGHLFNNVLYKSLLFMAVGVIIYRTGEEDLYKLGGLWREMPLTAAAFGLGALSITAVPGFNGYISKGMILDAADPGYYGAPEYQALYYLLWLGAIGTFLSFIKLGYYAFLHGESDVQVADARPGQTVAMLSVGGACLLLGVWWQGFVDFLPLIEGTAFEYPGGESHLDPYSESHLIDSALLLGISVVGFALVRKPLSKLDLADPATVVYPVGYAVGRWSTLAVTELFAAVDRAAVSLVRSGYWVGNNPVLAVERATRGLPSWLVDLEETGRTDGGRPSTLSLRVTIGTSVLLITLVLTVVLALVL, encoded by the coding sequence ATGACTGCCACCAGCGTCGAGACGCTCGTCTACGCCTACCCGCCACTGCTCGTCCTGGTGGCGGCGCTGCTCGCGCTCATCCTTCCCCGTGCCCTCGGCTACGCCGTCGGCGCGCTCTCGCTGTTCGGCGTCCTCGCCGTCTCCCTGCTCGTTCCGGAGGGCCAGCACCTGACGACGACGTTCCTCGGGTTCGCCGACGTCCAGCCGTTCTTCGTCGACGACTTCAGCCGGATGATCGGGACCGGGATCGGCTTCCTCGGGGGCATGGCCGTCGTCTACGCCTACTCGTGCGAGGCCAGCCGTCGACTCCTGGGGTTGGCGCTGTTCTACGTCGCCTCCTGTCTCGGCGCAGCGTTCGCGGGTGACTGGCTCGCGCTCGTCTTCATGTGGGAACTCATGGCGATGACCAGCACCCTGCTGGTGTGGCTCCACGGCGACGACGCCGTCCGCGCGGGCTTTCGCTACGCGCTGTTCCACGGCATCGGCGGCGTACTGGTGCTGTTCGCCGTCACCGCCCACTACGCCCAGACAGGGACGTTCGCCTACGAGGGCGGTATCGCGGGCGGCATCCCGACGGTCCTGGCGATGGTCGGCATCGGCGTCAACGTCGGCTTCGTCGGCCTGCACACCTGGCTCCCGGACACCTACCCACGTCCGCACATCGCCGCGTCGGTGTTCCTCTCGGTATTCACCACGAAGACGAGCGCGTACGTGCTCTACCGGGCGTTCCCCGGCGACGGCGATCTCGCGCTGGCGTACATGGGCGGGCTGATGGCCGTCTACGGCGCCACCTTCGCGCTGCTCCAGCACGACATGCGCGCGCTGCTGTCGTACCACATCCAGGCCCAGGTCGGCTACATGGTCGCCGGCATCGGCATCGCCTCGAACCTGGCCGTCGCCGGCGCGATGGGCCACCTGTTCAACAACGTCCTCTACAAGAGCCTGCTGTTCATGGCCGTCGGCGTCATCATCTACCGGACCGGCGAGGAGGACCTGTACAAACTCGGCGGTCTCTGGCGCGAGATGCCCCTGACCGCCGCCGCGTTCGGTCTCGGCGCGCTCTCGATCACCGCCGTTCCCGGGTTCAACGGCTACATCAGCAAGGGGATGATCCTCGACGCGGCCGATCCGGGCTACTACGGCGCGCCCGAGTACCAGGCGCTTTACTACCTGCTCTGGCTCGGCGCCATCGGGACGTTCCTCTCGTTCATCAAACTCGGCTACTACGCCTTCCTCCACGGGGAGAGCGACGTCCAGGTGGCCGACGCGCGTCCAGGACAGACCGTCGCCATGCTGTCGGTCGGCGGCGCGTGTCTCCTCCTGGGCGTCTGGTGGCAAGGCTTCGTCGACTTCCTGCCGCTGATCGAGGGGACGGCCTTCGAGTATCCGGGCGGCGAGAGCCACCTCGACCCCTACAGCGAGAGCCACCTGATTGATTCAGCCCTGCTCCTGGGCATCTCGGTCGTCGGCTTCGCGCTCGTCCGCAAGCCGCTCTCGAAACTCGACCTCGCGGACCCCGCGACGGTGGTCTACCCCGTCGGCTACGCCGTCGGGCGGTGGTCGACCCTCGCCGTCACCGAACTGTTCGCTGCCGTCGACCGGGCCGCCGTCTCGCTCGTACGGTCGGGCTACTGGGTCGGAAACAACCCCGTACTCGCCGTCGAGCGGGCGACGCGAGGCCTGCCATCGTGGCTCGTCGACCTCGAGGAGACGGGACGAACTGACGGCGGCCGACCCTCGACGCTCTCGCTGCGGGTGACTATTGGGACGAGCGTTCTTCTCATTACGCTCGTCCTGACCGTCGTCCTCGCGCTCGTACTCTGA
- a CDS encoding glycosyltransferase family 2 protein yields the protein MYRAHSVGVVVPAYNEEGFVGRVIETMPAFVDRVYVVDDRSTDGTWEEITRYAERATPQLVTDGNGSSSAVQASSDGGGRADRSSGSERSGKSNRSDRTAPDGGSSVASSTDAETDRLPETDLGSIERERELDRPTDDHAQQSDAPLEDADRSSQRDEEASEDASTTVVPIRHERNRGVGGAIKTGYRRALQDGMDVTAVMAGDAQMDPDQLHRLLDPIVEGQADYAKGNRLAGRDHRESMSNWRLFGNVTLTVLTKVASGYWEMMDPQNGYTAISRGALEAVDLDALYEEYGFANDLLVELNTAGYRIADVSMPAVYGDERSHIEYRTFVPRLSKLLLAGFLRRLGRRYVVREFHPLVVLYGLGVAGWLLATAAFGWAAANRARAETRTGRIGWTVLYAFLGAMCLAFAMTLDHEANVGTVTVVSDR from the coding sequence GTGTACCGAGCACACAGCGTCGGCGTCGTGGTGCCCGCCTACAACGAGGAGGGGTTCGTCGGCCGAGTGATCGAGACGATGCCCGCGTTCGTCGACCGGGTGTACGTCGTCGACGACCGCTCGACGGACGGCACCTGGGAGGAGATCACGCGCTACGCCGAGCGGGCGACCCCACAACTGGTGACGGATGGAAACGGTTCCTCGAGCGCCGTCCAGGCCTCGAGCGATGGAGGGGGTCGGGCCGACCGTTCCAGCGGATCCGAGCGATCCGGCAAGTCCAACCGATCCGATCGGACGGCTCCCGACGGCGGCTCGAGCGTCGCCTCCAGCACCGATGCCGAGACGGACCGCCTGCCAGAGACGGACCTGGGCAGTATCGAGCGAGAACGTGAACTCGATCGCCCGACCGACGACCATGCACAGCAGTCCGACGCCCCCCTCGAGGACGCCGACCGATCGAGTCAGCGAGACGAGGAGGCCAGCGAGGACGCCTCGACGACGGTCGTCCCCATTCGCCACGAGCGAAACCGTGGCGTCGGCGGCGCGATCAAGACCGGTTACCGCCGTGCTCTCCAGGACGGGATGGACGTCACCGCGGTCATGGCCGGCGACGCCCAGATGGATCCCGATCAGCTCCACCGGCTGCTCGATCCCATCGTCGAGGGCCAGGCCGACTACGCCAAGGGTAACCGCCTCGCGGGGCGAGACCACCGGGAGTCGATGTCGAACTGGCGGCTCTTCGGCAACGTCACCCTGACCGTCCTGACGAAGGTTGCCAGTGGCTACTGGGAGATGATGGATCCCCAGAACGGTTACACGGCCATCTCGAGGGGAGCGCTCGAGGCCGTCGACCTGGACGCCCTCTACGAGGAGTACGGCTTCGCGAACGACCTGCTCGTCGAACTCAACACGGCCGGCTACCGGATCGCGGACGTGTCGATGCCGGCGGTCTACGGCGACGAACGGAGTCACATCGAGTACCGGACCTTCGTGCCGCGGCTCTCGAAGCTCCTCCTGGCGGGCTTCTTGCGCCGGCTCGGCCGACGGTACGTCGTCCGTGAGTTCCACCCGCTGGTGGTGCTCTACGGGCTCGGCGTCGCGGGCTGGCTGCTGGCGACGGCGGCGTTCGGGTGGGCGGCGGCCAACCGCGCCCGTGCCGAGACACGAACCGGTCGCATCGGCTGGACCGTCCTCTACGCCTTCCTCGGGGCGATGTGTCTCGCGTTCGCGATGACGCTCGACCACGAGGCCAACGTCGGCACGGTGACGGTGGTGAGCGACCGATGA
- a CDS encoding DUF354 domain-containing protein, whose product MKAIVTIQHPAHVHFYRHVIDELEARGHEVFVFARENDLAVPLLNAYGIPHEVLTGPQDSLSELAKVQLAYELRLLRRARKIDPDVMTAIGGVAVSHVAPLVGARSVVFVDNEGTTSHRITTPFAHVVATPRNYDEDYGANHVRYDGFHELAYLHPDSFEPNPDALVAHGVDPDATYFVLRFRRWDALHDVGEGGLSLEGKRRLVSMLSEYGDVYITSTDPLPSDLETYQLPVAPTLIHDLLYFADCYAGDSATMATESALLGTPTVRIQSFAARETDMTNFVELEETYDLLRSTPDEEKGLDLVREIVQDPETRTRWRARRERLFEDKIDVAAYVTELLCEQGGAAVETVEQRAVSAD is encoded by the coding sequence ATGAAGGCAATCGTCACCATCCAGCACCCCGCCCACGTCCACTTCTACCGTCACGTCATCGACGAACTTGAGGCGCGAGGCCACGAAGTGTTCGTCTTCGCTCGCGAGAACGACCTGGCGGTGCCGCTGCTCAACGCCTACGGCATCCCCCACGAGGTGCTGACGGGCCCCCAGGACTCGCTGTCGGAACTCGCGAAGGTGCAACTGGCCTACGAACTCCGCCTGCTCCGGCGGGCCCGGAAAATCGACCCGGACGTGATGACCGCCATTGGTGGCGTGGCGGTCTCTCACGTCGCCCCGCTCGTCGGCGCCCGGAGCGTCGTCTTCGTCGACAACGAGGGGACGACCTCCCACCGGATCACGACGCCGTTCGCCCACGTTGTCGCCACCCCGCGCAACTACGACGAGGACTACGGCGCGAACCACGTCCGCTACGACGGCTTCCACGAACTCGCCTACCTCCACCCGGATTCCTTCGAACCCAACCCGGACGCGCTGGTCGCCCACGGTGTCGACCCCGACGCCACCTACTTCGTCCTCCGGTTTCGCCGGTGGGACGCGCTCCACGACGTCGGCGAGGGCGGCCTCTCGCTCGAGGGCAAACGCCGTCTCGTCTCGATGCTCTCGGAGTACGGCGACGTCTACATCACGAGCACGGACCCGCTTCCGTCGGACCTCGAGACCTACCAGCTGCCGGTGGCGCCGACGCTGATCCACGACCTGCTCTACTTCGCCGACTGCTACGCGGGAGACTCGGCGACGATGGCGACCGAGTCGGCATTGCTCGGGACGCCGACCGTTCGCATCCAGTCGTTCGCCGCTCGCGAGACGGACATGACCAACTTCGTCGAACTCGAGGAGACCTACGACCTCCTCCGGTCGACGCCCGACGAGGAGAAGGGACTCGACCTGGTTCGGGAGATCGTCCAGGACCCCGAGACGAGGACGCGCTGGCGGGCGCGTCGGGAACGGTTGTTCGAGGACAAAATCGACGTCGCGGCGTACGTCACGGAGTTGCTCTGTGAGCAGGGTGGGGCGGCGGTGGAAACGGTCGAGCAGCGGGCCGTTTCGGCGGACTGA
- a CDS encoding tyrosine-type recombinase/integrase: MSEVRVRVADAVDAYLQRKAVGNPDGPGAGTYASNAESVLRRWAEWLEREHDVASLFDLDVAHMRAYAEELDDRTRRGDYTASTAGTYFAVVRAFLSWCVRGGILETNPAATDDAEGALPVDDGADVSDRSWTRDQRDALEAFVRERSLEAEDASRTERLARLREYAMVAVLAHSGVRGAELFRVPEDDRRTGATWADVDFYSGTIRVLGRSQRLEDVPLPASARTPLRRYRVVQDPPSNEWPLFPTRHAPSVSRRVRTVLEDRGFEDDEIESLCEKHTSAELSRRFAIAPPAITTEGARSILKRLCTAAEIDVGGDYLTPRGARTGLGERTYPGEQASVETALRQQSSEQSIAVVEDRLELGRGGADGVTGGDGDADES, from the coding sequence GTGAGCGAGGTCCGCGTTCGCGTCGCCGACGCCGTCGACGCCTACCTCCAGCGAAAGGCTGTCGGCAACCCGGACGGACCTGGCGCCGGCACCTACGCCTCGAACGCCGAGTCCGTCCTCCGTCGATGGGCGGAGTGGCTCGAACGCGAACACGACGTCGCCTCGTTGTTCGACCTCGACGTCGCCCACATGCGCGCCTACGCCGAGGAACTCGACGACAGAACGCGCCGGGGCGACTACACCGCCTCGACGGCCGGCACCTACTTCGCCGTCGTCAGGGCCTTCCTCTCCTGGTGCGTCCGCGGCGGCATCCTCGAGACCAATCCCGCGGCGACCGACGACGCCGAGGGGGCCCTCCCGGTCGACGACGGCGCCGACGTCAGCGACCGATCCTGGACACGCGATCAGCGCGACGCGCTTGAGGCGTTCGTCCGTGAGCGATCGCTCGAGGCCGAAGACGCCTCCAGGACCGAGCGCCTCGCCCGACTGCGCGAGTACGCGATGGTCGCCGTGCTGGCTCACTCGGGCGTCCGCGGCGCCGAACTCTTCAGGGTTCCCGAGGACGACCGCCGCACTGGGGCGACCTGGGCCGATGTCGACTTCTACTCCGGGACCATCCGCGTCCTGGGGCGATCACAGCGCCTCGAGGACGTCCCGTTGCCGGCCTCCGCGCGAACGCCGCTCCGGCGTTACCGCGTCGTCCAGGATCCGCCCTCGAACGAGTGGCCGCTGTTCCCGACGCGACACGCCCCCTCGGTCTCCCGGCGGGTGCGGACGGTCCTCGAGGACAGAGGGTTCGAAGACGACGAGATCGAATCGCTCTGTGAGAAGCACACGTCCGCGGAACTCTCGCGACGGTTCGCTATCGCGCCGCCGGCGATCACCACCGAGGGCGCGCGCTCGATTCTGAAGCGGCTGTGTACGGCCGCCGAGATCGACGTCGGTGGAGACTACCTGACCCCGCGGGGAGCCCGAACGGGGTTAGGCGAGCGGACCTATCCAGGCGAGCAAGCCTCGGTGGAGACGGCCCTCCGCCAGCAGTCGTCGGAGCAGTCGATCGCCGTCGTCGAGGATCGACTCGAGTTGGGCCGCGGCGGTGCGGATGGGGTGACGGGTGGAGACGGGGACGCGGACGAATCCTGA
- a CDS encoding MATE family efflux transporter — protein MVRRVPNPFRLLILWIGFALARVGLIERERARRTTDLAWPRIVTGIARMSKSAVDVAMVGLAIGSSAIAGVGFAGPFWGLAFSVGGGVAGGTIALVSQRYGAEAYDQLGQAVRSSAFLVVVVSLPITVTFWLFAESFIGLITSNPDAIRYGSDYLQVVALGIPFAGLNLIGSRVFVGMDDAWTPMVVRAGGAVANIGINAVLIFGLDMGVVGAALGTVLSNIVVTAVFAAGLTAGRLPGARAFPVRVDPVGSYVDAPTLRDLVTIGLPVFGTNLVWTLAEFPMLAIVDVFGEDTVAAYVIARRIWGVMNTPGWGFGLASSSLVGQELGTGDEGTAEQYGREIIRFAVAVYAVSAFLVFVFAEQITLLFSNDPTDPAIPIAVSLVHAACVAVVLRGVSGGASGPLNASGDTRWPFYSQFLAMFGFAIPLAYLGANGLELPPLDAAVPLFDATVAVPGVSIPAIGLMGLYLAFVAETAVPAAINYYRFSTGKWKRISRSYRPETPTADD, from the coding sequence GTGGTCCGTCGCGTCCCAAACCCGTTTCGATTGCTGATTCTCTGGATCGGCTTCGCCCTCGCGCGAGTGGGGCTGATCGAGCGCGAACGGGCCCGGCGGACGACCGACCTCGCGTGGCCGCGCATCGTCACCGGCATCGCCCGCATGTCGAAGAGCGCCGTCGACGTCGCGATGGTCGGCCTCGCCATCGGCTCGTCGGCTATCGCCGGCGTCGGGTTCGCCGGCCCGTTCTGGGGGCTCGCGTTTTCGGTCGGCGGCGGGGTCGCCGGCGGCACCATCGCGCTCGTTTCCCAGCGCTACGGTGCCGAGGCCTACGACCAGCTCGGACAGGCCGTTCGCTCGAGCGCCTTCCTCGTGGTCGTCGTCTCGCTCCCGATCACGGTCACCTTCTGGCTGTTCGCCGAGTCATTCATCGGACTGATCACGTCCAACCCGGACGCGATTCGGTACGGGTCCGACTACCTCCAGGTCGTCGCCCTCGGCATCCCCTTCGCGGGACTCAACCTCATCGGAAGCCGCGTGTTCGTCGGCATGGACGACGCCTGGACCCCGATGGTCGTCCGGGCCGGCGGCGCCGTCGCCAACATCGGGATCAACGCCGTGTTGATCTTCGGCCTGGACATGGGCGTCGTCGGCGCCGCCCTCGGGACCGTCCTCTCGAACATCGTCGTCACCGCGGTCTTCGCGGCTGGCCTGACCGCCGGTCGACTGCCCGGGGCGAGGGCGTTCCCCGTCCGGGTCGATCCCGTCGGCAGTTACGTGGACGCCCCGACGCTGCGGGACCTGGTCACCATCGGTCTCCCCGTGTTCGGTACCAACCTCGTCTGGACCCTCGCCGAGTTCCCCATGCTCGCCATCGTCGACGTCTTCGGCGAGGACACCGTCGCCGCCTACGTCATCGCTCGACGCATCTGGGGCGTCATGAACACCCCCGGCTGGGGCTTCGGGCTGGCTTCCTCGAGTCTGGTCGGCCAGGAACTCGGCACCGGCGACGAGGGGACGGCCGAACAGTACGGCCGCGAGATCATCCGCTTCGCCGTCGCCGTCTACGCGGTCTCTGCGTTCCTGGTCTTCGTCTTCGCCGAGCAGATCACGTTGCTGTTTAGCAACGATCCGACGGATCCCGCGATTCCGATCGCCGTCTCGCTCGTCCACGCCGCCTGCGTGGCCGTCGTGCTTCGCGGCGTGTCCGGCGGTGCCTCCGGTCCGCTCAACGCGAGCGGTGACACCCGCTGGCCGTTCTACAGCCAGTTCCTCGCGATGTTCGGCTTCGCGATCCCGCTCGCGTACCTCGGCGCGAACGGCCTCGAGCTTCCGCCGCTCGACGCCGCCGTCCCCCTCTTCGATGCCACGGTCGCGGTCCCCGGCGTCTCGATACCCGCGATCGGGCTGATGGGGCTGTACCTCGCGTTCGTCGCCGAGACGGCCGTTCCCGCGGCGATCAACTACTACCGGTTCTCGACGGGAAAGTGGAAGCGAATCAGCCGATCGTACCGTCCGGAGACGCCAACGGCGGACGACTGA
- a CDS encoding MazG-like family protein, with translation MDAQDDVAAFLERHDLETDPAYRTLDLTSEVGEVAKELNESTAYGANPETAAIERDELGDALFALLALCTEVGVDAGAALEESLAKYERRLETTGSVGSGT, from the coding sequence ATGGACGCCCAGGACGACGTCGCGGCGTTTCTCGAACGACACGACCTCGAGACGGATCCGGCCTACCGCACCCTCGACCTCACCTCGGAGGTCGGCGAGGTGGCGAAGGAACTCAACGAGTCGACGGCGTACGGGGCCAACCCCGAGACCGCTGCCATCGAACGGGACGAACTCGGGGACGCACTCTTCGCCCTGCTCGCGCTCTGTACCGAAGTCGGCGTCGACGCCGGGGCCGCTCTCGAAGAATCGCTCGCAAAGTACGAACGGCGACTCGAGACGACCGGGAGCGTTGGTTCCGGAACGTGA